The Elaeis guineensis isolate ETL-2024a chromosome 5, EG11, whole genome shotgun sequence DNA segment TCAAACAGTTAGAGAGTGAAAAAAATATATCTGGAGATGAAATCACCGAAGATGAGAATTGTTGGTGTGAGAGCTTGGAGGTGGTGATGATGAAGCAATAATAATCCTTTAGATACATAAGTCAAGTAGAATGATGCAGAGGGGTTGGTTGAATATCATGAGGTAATGTAGAAAGATGACTTAAAGAAGGTGGTGGGTTTGAGGTTGATGGAGACATAGATGCAATAGAAAAAAGCTCATGGTTAGAGGATGAATTTGTGTTGTCAGATGAAATGATGGGCTAGATAAGAGACGTTGATATAGAAAAAGTAGAGTCAAAGGAGAGATCATTTATAGGAAGAGGTAGAACTAGATTGGGAGGAGAACTTGGTAGAATGtgttgaaaaggaaaaatatgttcaaaaaaatggatatttctacttgtgAATACTTATTTGTTTGGATGTTATATATATGGTACTCTTTATGTCCAAAAGGATAATCCACAAAAATATCAGGAATAGCATgagcttcaaatttatattttttataaattttagaggCAAAACATAAGCAACCAAAGATCCTAAGATGAGCATAACTAGGTCAAGTACCAAACAAAACTTCATATGAAGAATGATTTGACAAAACTAGAGAGGGAATGCGATTAACTAAGTTGTTGTAAGTATACATTCATCCCCAAAATTCAAGTGGAAGGTGGGCCTAAAAGCACAAGGCACAAGCAACTGCAAATAATTAAATGCTTATGTTTGTGTTCAATGATCCCATTTTATTGGGATGTCCTAATACAACTATGTTCATGAATAATACCTTCAAGGTATAGAAAATATTgaagtttatgataaaaaaaattaaggtcATTACCGGTCTTTATTCTTTTAATGTGGGTATTGTGTTGAGTCTTAACAAGTCAGATAAAAGTTTGAATACAATGTCTAGATTGAGATTTATATTGCACTAGATAAATCCATatggcatgaaaaaaatcatCAACTAAAGTTAAAAAATAAGATGCACTACAATGAGATTTAACATGATAGGCTCCCCAAATATCAATGTGAATTAATTCAAATGGAGCAACGGATAAAATTGAACTTAAAGAAAAAGCCAGCCTTGTTCGTTTAGCAATAGGACAAATCCGACACAAACATTTATTCGAAAAGCAAACACTAGGAATAattttagataaataaaatagTCATGATGAAGATGGGTGTCCTAAACGAATATATCAAAGGTTGAAGGATCGAGGGGAGACCGAAAGAGTAGCACTGGTACTAAAATTCAGTTGAAAAATGTAAAGGTCTTTTTGCTCTTTATCCAAACAAATTTCCATCTTTTGTTGAAAGATCCCACAAAATTCATTTGTCGGGATGGAAAATAAGGATACAATTTAGAGATTTTATGAGTTTGCTAACGGAGAAAAAATTATGTTGAAAAAATGGAATACAAAAGACATCATTTATGGATAAAGAAGAATTAAGATTTGTTATTCTTATGTGGGTAATGTCGGCTTCTTTTCCATTAGGAAGGATCCTTTTTTTAAGAGAATTAAAGTGGTAGAAAAGGTTAGAAGAGAGAAATCAAATACCATATGATCCGTGGCTCCGTACTCAATCACCCACAGTTTAGAAAGGATAGAGAAGCAAGTATTGGCCATTGATGTTGAAATATCTAAAGAAATCAAAGCAAGTAGCTTAGCATATTACTCGAATGTAAATACCGAGTGATGGGAGCATCATGAGATCCATTAGGATCAACTTGCATTGGAGTGGCAAAACTAAGAGTATTGGCAGCATAGGAGGCAGACCAAGACTGATTTTACGCAAGGGATGCTAAGGCATCATTCTTTTGCTTGTTCTTCAATTTGTAGCAATTTTCAATTGCATGATTTTCTTTCTTGCACTAATGGCACACCAACGGCTTGGAAGGATTAGGAGCACTTCTTCTAAGATTTTTAAAACTAGCCAAAGCCATGGCTTCCATAAGAATTTTAGAAATCAGATAAAGAGAGCGGCGTCATTCTTCTTATAAAAGGAGATTATATGCCTTGTTCACTAAAGGAAGTAGATCCATAAATAAGATTTGGCTGTAAAGAGAAGAGTAAGATTCATTAAATCCCATTAAGAATTGCATCAATCATTGACAAAGCTCAAATTGGGATATAGATCAATATGCACCACATGTGCAAGAATCAATTTTTGACAAATCAATAAGTTTGTCCCATAGAGATTTAAGCTTGCCATAATAAACAGCAATAGAGTAATTGTCTTGTTCAACTGTTGTAATATCATGCTTCAATTCAAAAATTCTTGTCCATTACTTTATGCAAATTGTTCTTCGAGATCTTTCCAAATTTCATATACTGCTATATAATAAAGAACACTGTCTAATATTTCTGTAGAGAGCACATTCAAAATCCATGAAATGACTATATCATTGACATGGTCCTATAAGGAACAGATGGGAGATGTGGTGGGTGGCCGTGAAAGAGAACCATTTATGAatctcaatttatttttaatattcagaaCCATTTTTATGGTACGAGACCAATTATAATAATTATCACCAATCAAAGATTTGGAAACAAGATTAGCACCTAGCTTATCAGAGAGATGAATAGTATAGAGTGAGAGTAAATTTGGATGAATGAGAACATTAAGATGGAACCATTTGAAGTAATGGTGGAAGAATTAGCAAAGGGTGCAGAAGTTTCTACCATGATGGTGGAAAGTATAGATTACCCAATGGATATATAATTgcagaaaaaaaatgaagaaatttgATGAATCTTAGAAGTGGCAGAAAAATTAGAAAGCTCCTCTTGAGATAATCAAAGACAAGATGTTcgatgtcttcaaaaaaaaatctctattgCTGAAAGAGATGTTACCAAGgtccgcaaaaaaaaaaaaaaaaaaaaggaaaagcccGCTAATGCATCATTATCAGGATGCCAGTGAAAAGAAGATGTGGTACTAAATATTCAATGAAATGGATGGctctctgataccatattaagaaaaaaaatttgcagCCGAAAGGCTTCACTTCATTAGCTATGATAGCATGTTTATATACACATCATATGGGATCAAAAATTCCTACATCAAAGGGATCAGTATCTTTACAtcaaaagaatgatatgattcatATAACGAAAATTTCTATAAATATGTACATACTTAACAAAATCAGAAGTGATTTTAATCACATAGGATTGATCATATCTACTAAATTTGGTTGCATGTTggccaaaaaaatcaaaaaatgattTCCATCATGTGGAATTATATAACTACCCATATCTGCCTAACATGATGTCAAGAGAATCAAGATATGATCTTCATCATAACTATTCATATTTGTCTAATCTAATGCTGAGAGAATCAAGGCATACTTTTCATGATAGCTATCTGTATCTGTCTAATCTGATGCTGAGAGAATCAaagtataattttcaacaaatattgaacgataatatataatatttaagagGTAAAAAAAAGGCAGTTTCGCAATGCCGTTGACTTTCTCTGAACATCGGGAAAACCTTGAAAAAAGTACAGAACAAATCGAATAGCAACATAGCCTTTCATCCCTCATAAACATCGAAGACCTTAAAGGAATCGATGACAGTCTGCAGCTTATCCTTCATCTTCTCCCATCTCCTTTCATTGGCTCCTGTTGTCAAGGTGTAAAATTTACCTGCCAAGAGTGCCCATAGAATGAAGGTAATCAGCAACTCCTACTGTGGATTCATCAAAACAAATGAGATATCATAAATTGCTGTCCTgcatactaatttatttttacaaGCAAATTTTATGTACAGAGGCAAATCTTATATAGAATTACTGACAGATTTAGTGAGTTCCACAGGATGTTTTAGTTCTCTTTATATATGTTACACTGAGATTCATCACTTTCTTAGCTCCATATACTAATGGCAATGATAACTCAGTGTTCCTCCTAATATTTGATTGGATAAAGGGTTATTACATACAATCTATGATGACTCTCAAAGTGATATGAAGATGCAAGTAATCAAACTGTAAGCAATGGATATAGATATCAGTTCATTTCCATTCACCTACAGATACAGTTTAAGATTATGTGCAGCAAATGGCTTCATACCATTCCCGATGGAAATTGCACCAAGAGCATGTCTGGTGAAGTTCGGAGCCTGAGCAATGAACTCAAAGGTGTAATAAGCTCTCCCATCAACATCATGCTGGCCAAGCAATACAACTTCGCATAAGTTCCTTCGCACAAATATCTTAAATCTAGCAAAAGATAATAGTAGACCTCGTGTCAAATCTGTAATAAAGTTGCACAAATGCATTCATATACTGCTTACTTTCTAAGAGATGTACAAGTATACAAGAAAAACTAACCAAACTGGAATTTATTTTATAGTCTCTCTTTTGGTTAGAACCAGTTCTTAAACTATCATCAGCACTTAACTGAGATGAGTTATGAACAAAAAGGGctattgaaattttattttgattttttttttttaaaaaaaaaagcttccCTCAATATCACAGGATGGATTTATCTGGTAAATGCATTCGGTAAGTTCAATCTGAAATGGCACATGGCTTTCTGAGAAGACTAATTGAGGGTGTCCAAGCAAGAGAAAACACATTGCTTTCGGATGAAGTATACCAAAACTAGTCCCAAGTATTTTAGTTTGGGAACTTCGTGGAGATGACATTCCATAATACTGATGGACTTTCCGGTGGATGATGTCAGGGAAGTGATTGCAATTTCAGCAGCCTATGTAGTCAGAGGTATAGACAATGACATGAAAGTCTTTAAGTTGCGTTCTCATTTGAACTGAATTGTGAGAAGTGGTGCAAAATGCAAGATGTTGATCACCAAATATCACAGGGCATCTGAAGCATCGTTAAGTTGTGACAGGCATTACCATAGAAAAGACTTTGTCAGAAAGCTGGAGTCAAGAGGATGGAAGTTGGGCCTGGAACACTGTAGTTTCATACAACCTTGAATGGATTAGTATTTCTGTGAGAACGACCAACGTCAAGAACATGGCAGCTATGCGGGCATGGAACAATGCAATCAGCAATATAAAGAAATCAAAAGGTCCTGCACAATGCCAGTAAGATGTAGATACTAAATTGATAAATAGACATCACAGACTGAGCAGAACAAACCAGGTGTTCATGTAACATTAGCAGCAACTACTCCAGCAAAGGATAACATGCTATATTGAAGAAGCAAAAACTGCAAGGGCTATTTAGAAACAGCTACATTATACAAGCATAAGAAATGGAGGTTTATGGAGTCAATGAAGGTATTCAACATTTTGTCACAATTTGAAGCTCAAAACTAAATTCTTTTAGAATAGCAATGGTAAAAAATATGCGTGTAATCAATGTGAATTGATCAGCAAATGGAAAAATAGTGTTCAGCCAGATAACTGCAATAATCATATTTCAGTGAAGAAATGGGAGAAACCAACTTTGCCAACTGGCATGATAATGTTCAAATGCGAAGACCAACTAAAATGTTGCAGGAATACACATAGAAGGAAATCAGTGTCCACGGAAACATGACAAGAACCATCAAAATGATATAATCATACTGTTGAGATGACACAGACCTAATTAAAACTTTCAACATAGATTGGAGAAGGTAGCCTTACCAACTGATGTAGAAGATTGTCAAGTATGAGCAATGTTACCAAGAATTTTCAAGAAAACAAGAACATTATTGTGGGTAACCATTGATTACAATAATCAGAACTCAGAACTCATCAAACTATCTTAGAAATCAGTAAGTAACTTCAAAGGGACTGGAGGAACCATAATTACTGACTGAAGATGTTGTCAAGCATGAGCAATAACTAAGAAGTTGCATGACTAAACCACGACAGATTACTAATGTCTAGTGCCACATGACTAAGTCATCAGAATCAGATATACTTGCTAAATCTGCAAATAGAGTAGGGAAAGAGAATATCAAGTCAAGTCAAGTAGGGTAAGGATAAGAACCATATGCCTTACTTCCAAAAAGTCTAGTGTACCAACATGCGGATGTCTTTGCAAGTGATAGCACTGAGAAGAATATTCAGACAAGAGTATGCTAAAAACAGTTGTGTCAATGGACTATAAGATGGAGAAGTACTGATTAAGATGAAAAATAATAATTGGAGGAGGCTTATGTAATGAAAATGGAGGCTGGAAAAAGAATTGAGGAGAGACTTATGGAAAGGACTCTACTGGGAAGTTGTacgaaggtttcttttagaaactTAATATGAAGTATCAGTTGAGAAGGATGGTGATAAGGAACTATCAATAAAAACTGAACCAAATTCAGAGGATATCACCTCTTAACTATAATAGCTCAAGCAGAGGATTAGGTTTCAACTCAGGTTTATGGCTTATATTTTGCGCGTTACATATAAATGCAATTTCCTATCTAATTCTAGTCTTCATCCCCCTTTCTTTAGATTATGGTAATGTCTACGAGAATCTTTGGTTGCATGAACATTTTCCATGCAACCAATGTAATAGGTGAACTTAACTCTTTTGTTCTGTCAGGTTTTCTTTCATGCTCATTTCTTCTTCCATCTTAACACCATTTTATAGAGGTTGCCCTCAAGCTAATTATAAGCcgtaaaaattttgaacttcatataattataattttcttcACAAAACTGATCTTAAAATGATGGAACACGGCCCTATTGGTTGCGATATCACAAAGAATACACACACAGATACAAACATAAATACAACATGAGAACTGAAAAGCAAACATGATTTAATTAATGTAattaaaagaagaaaatcagCAACTAGAAAATCATCCATAAGTGATTAATGGGATTCGTATTGTGGCGTTAAGTAGATTAACAAATAATGAAATTACTGgctatatgaaaattcttacattGAGCACAAAAACAATTAAAACTAAATATCAAAAATTCTTTTAACTTTTCAGATGATCTATATCTTTCTCTTCACAAGAATTTTAGGGAAATATATTTCTGTTAACtacaaaaataaaagatgaaactATAATGAGTTTCCCCCCTTTGCCTGAGAAAACATTGGTGTTGCAAACAAAATGGATTTGCCAACTAAatagtctaatcaaatattattcAAGATAATTTTACGGAAAATACTATGTCTTGGCATGGGGAAATAATGAAATCATGGTGCTGTGTGTAAAAAGGAGGACATCATTAGTTCCAAACTGGTTGAGTCAAAAAGAATTCTAGCTTATATAGGAAGGGATCATCCTTCCCATGTGAGGCACCTTTTGGATCAGAATCCAGAGGGACAAAATCACGAGGCCTATGGGCCAGAGTGAAAAATATCTCAGATGCCGAGCCATGGACCCTTAGTCGCAATAGTGACGCATGAGGTAAGGAACCACCCCTACAACTATAAGGCTCCTCCCATCCGTACATCAATctatggtaaaaaaaaaaaagaggatcatACCTCCCATCCATACACAGACTCTCTCTTTACTGGAGGGACCATGGTAAGAATAAAGAGGAGCGAACCTCCTGTCCGTATATAGACTCCCCTTTGACTGGAAGACTATGTTGTGGTATAGAAAGAAGAGCATCATTAGTCACACATTAGTTGTAAGTCAAGAAAAGCTCTGGCTTATATAGGAAGAGACCATCCTTCCCACATAAGAAATTTTTTGGATCAAAATCTAAAGAGACAAAATTGTAAGGTCCATGAGTCAGAGCGGACAATATCTCACGTGCCGAGCCATGAGCGCTTGACCGCAACACATGGCAAAGCAGATGCAAGTGTTAAGAAGTACATTGTCATACATGTGATCAAATAGTGCCGAAACATCGGAAAAAACTAGATATTGATGGATCCTAACAAAAATGCTTAGAAATGACAAGAGCACCATGCTCTTCATGCTTAAGATTGTCCCAATAAACCAATTCTACCAAAATTATGTTGTTAAGAGATTATGGGCATGAGATAATGTTTCAGGCTTTGTAGAGGCATCCAACATACAAGTTTTTGATGCTCATCCCCTCTATGTGTATTTAGTCATCTAATCAATAACTGAACTATGAAATGGGGATAAGAAAGCCATTTTCGCTTTCCTCTAACAGCACCACAGTAGTTTTAGGATTTTCAACAAGTATATGTTGTCTTAGTTGATGATACAAATAGCAAAAATACAAGTTCACACTGACACTCATATAGCCAGATCAGGAAATGTTCCCCTATTTTTCTAGCCACTATTATGAATCAGATTTACCAACTCAAATGATGTGATAAGGCAGTACAATTATTAAAGGAGTGTGCATgtcctatttgaatatagtttccACAGCTAAACCAATCAAAATAGATTGCTCAATGCTCAACTTATTGAAGTTGGAAAAATTATTGTGAGAAACTTCTTTGATACTCATTCCGATGAATGATTCACTTCCCTGTTCTTTCACCTGGAAGTCATTTATCTTATTACTTAAAGTAAAAGCATGCAGTCGAAAAATCTTCATGGTAATATATAAACATTTGATAAATGCGGAGCACAGGGTTCCTCAAAAACTCAAATCAACACAAGCTATGACATCATACGGACCAAATAGGTTAAAGTAGATAATGCATGTCGAAATTATACATTTACCTGGTTGACCTTATCAATAGCAACAAAACAATAAGATAAATGTCACATGAGGAAAGAAAAGACTCAGGCCTGAACAAAAAAAAACTGAAACACTTAACAGAATGATCCTTACATGGTGTTtagaattattaaaataattactgTCACAACCAATATAATTCAGGTTCTACAGATATTTCAAACAATTTTTGAACCATGTGCGCGTTAAGAAAGCTAAAACTCAATATGCAATTTACTGGGTAAATGAAGGCAGTAACAGTATCCTAACCTCTGCTGCCTCAACTAGCTTTATTTTCTGTGAAGGAGGAGCCAAAACCTTTTTGATTAAAGTATCAGCAACCTAAAATTGTTAATAATAACCTCATTAGGAAAGCATATAGTTAAATAGTGCAAAAAGGAAAAGCTTCAAGGTAAAAGGTGCAACCCTTTTGTTTCTCGGATGTGACATTCTGGCATAAAAAGAAATAGCAAACCTCTTGTGGAGATCCAAAGTCTCGAACATCTTGCTTGCTAGTTGGAACCATGTTAACGCTAATGCTTTCTAACGGCTCAATAACATCTTTGAGCACCTTATCTTGTCCTTCAATAACAACTTCCTGGGAATAACATTTTATATCTATAAGAGGTTGTAATTTCTAACTGATATCACATCCCATACAAAATTATTAAATTCGATGGGCCAGAGGTTTTCTTTCTAACGTAAATCATGAAAGGCTAGTGATTCCCACCTGCCATCCGAATGGGTAGAGAAATGAATAACCATCCTTCTTGTCCAAGACAGATTGAAATCCTTTCTTAACCTCTGCTGCAAGTGAGCCATATCAGGGTTCTTTTCAGAAATCCATCATTATTCTATGAACTAACACACTGCACGATTAGCAGGTGGGCTTTCAATGCCCTCAAAATAATAAAAAGCAAACAAGGCTCCTTTACAGAACAACATTGCTAGGAGTTTTGAACAACACTTACATGATGCAGAATTGGCATAAGTTAAAGATATGCAAGTGCTAATTGCTCCTAATGCAAGTGCATGGCGCCTTCCGGATCTCTCTACAATACAATCTGAAGAGTAAACAACGTCAATAAAATCTCCTTTCCATATTCCAACGAAAAAGGACCTAAGAATCACAACAATGATGGAAGCATGTCACCTGCCAGCCAAAGTTTCACATTCATAATGGAGGAAGAGCATGCCATGGAAAggaatttaatatgcatatatttGCAAGCCATACGATTAGGTGGATTTTTGATATACAGACTTTTACAAGGCAAGATTGTGGGTTTTCATTTGTAGAAGGTACAGTTCAATGCATGGCTACCATATGCATGACCCTATCAGTTCTTTAAATTGAATGGCTAACATATCTTTTCACTAATTCTTTTTGATAATTCAAATGATTCGATTATggattttcactgtaattcaATATCAAATATAGATTTAGATTTTGACATTACAAAATACTGAATTCCCCCAAATTTATCATAGAAGTGTACCAGTATTGTTCATCATGACAGGCATAAGAAAAGGATAGCCAACTGGTTTACCATGATATATCATTGATTGTTACACGAAATACGAGACAATGAGATCATGATCCTACCTTGTGGGGGGATTGGAGAATCCTCGGCCCTGACCTGGAGGGTAACCCTACTCCTATGAAGATGGCCAGGGAAGAAAGCAGGGCCCTGAAGCATAAACCATGAACAGGACAAAACCAACCAAGCCAATGAGCAATAATATCCCAACAAAAGAGAAAACAAACCATACAACACTAAGAAccgaggaaaaaaagaaaaagtgtcaGTCAGTCTACTACCTGATGGAAAGCagtagaagaggaagaagaattcAAGAAGAGGGCTCGATGGAGTGCCGGCGAGTGCTGCAAAAGTGCCATTTCCGACCACTTATTCGTTGAAGGAAAACTAGTTTCGGTGCCAGAGAAAGAATaagggtggtggtggtggtggtggtggtgttaGAGAAGCT contains these protein-coding regions:
- the LOC105044486 gene encoding psbP-like protein 1, chloroplastic isoform X3, with protein sequence MALLQHSPALHRALFLNSSSSSTAFHQGPAFFPGHLHRSRVTLQVRAEDSPIPPQEVKKGFQSVLDKKDGYSFLYPFGWQEVVIEGQDKVLKDVIEPLESISVNMVPTSKQDVRDFGSPQEVADTLIKKVLAPPSQKIKLVEAAEHDVDGRAYYTFEFIAQAPNFTRHALGAISIGNGKFYTLTTGANERRWEKMKDKLQTVIDSFKVFDVYEG
- the LOC105044486 gene encoding psbP-like protein 1, chloroplastic isoform X1, translating into MALLQHSPALHRALFLNSSSSSTAFHQGPAFFPGHLHRSRVTLQVRAEDSPIPPQDCIVERSGRRHALALGAISTCISLTYANSASSEVKKGFQSVLDKKDGYSFLYPFGWQEVVIEGQDKVLKDVIEPLESISVNMVPTSKQDVRDFGSPQEVADTLIKKVLAPPSQKIKLVEAAEHDVDGRAYYTFEFIAQAPNFTRHALGAISIGNGKFYTLTTGANERRWEKMKDKLQTVIDSFKVFDVYEG
- the LOC105044486 gene encoding psbP-like protein 1, chloroplastic isoform X2, whose translation is MALLQHSPALHRALFLNSSSSSTAFHQGPAFFPGHLHRSRVTLQVRAEDSPIPPQDCIVERSGRRHALALGAISTCISLTYANSASSEVKKGFQSVLDKKDGYSFLYPFGWQEVVIEGQDKVLKDVIEPLESISVNMVPTSKQDVRDFGSPQEVADTLIKKVLAPPSQKIKLVEAAECSRPNFHPLDSSFLTKSFLCMMLMGELITPLSSLLRLRTSPDMLLVQFPSGMVNFTP